The following coding sequences lie in one Chelonia mydas isolate rCheMyd1 chromosome 6, rCheMyd1.pri.v2, whole genome shotgun sequence genomic window:
- the LOC102933733 gene encoding inner centromere protein isoform X4, translated as MEAASGPAHLPAVCNRKLAEFLRQVDAIDMVWLREIREEAAKMFSGSCSDEPELMPKTPSQKNRPKRRLSSVQDENKDPIRKRLSRRSIKRASAKRCSRRLRSKEDLEIIRAVVEEASPPRRVTRSRAVVPDMHSVALPEKSAVQPVEGRVPLVDISVNDRNSAELHLKRSLPKTGAEVSKVIVLSSDDDSPKKAGMVELQPMSAVSVLLIPETTKPKGEREGRSASKLKIANTATRKATVNREPAAEEMEDNQGSVKELFQDLKDGTGTPTGSRSSRHSVRRSLMCRSSMSCRTSLAEKYSLASKRESMIRKSVSRTRSKRIAARQSSLASNCLIRHSSVESLMDEEKTVKVRSELESTIPCKEGPQGPRMSLRSRNAKTAVGNLVQAEQQEGSGTESQSDKSDEAQEQPQSVRRKPSYKKAVDELYDGQQAEEGGLSPPRKKTPSPLCPASKVVRPFKTFLHTVQKNQLLMTPGSVGQSSKKKSFLKHNTPLRTDPKEKERQRLESLRKKQEAEQQRKQKLEEEKRQRLEEMKLKREARLRKVLQARERVEQLEEEKKRRIEQKLAQFDEKSEKVREERLAEEKVKKKVAAKKMGDVEARRRQEEEARKQKALQLEEEERRHKERMQKKREEEEQERAKKIAEQRQAEQEREKQLAAERELEKKKEQERIQAERERERQEKEKAARLQRELMAAREKERLQKEMEEKEKKREEQRLAELERQEQEKKATAAASNHLNVTVDVENSPVCNSYQMTPQGPKGPKPPTINPNNYGMDLNSDDSTDDESQPRKPIPAWANGTQLSQAVIHQYYNPPDVTTLFGAIISPKLENIFYKNKPRYFKRTSSAVWNSPPFPGAKAVLGLPYSLKKY; from the exons ATGGAGGCGGCGTCGGGCCCCGCGCACCTACCCGCGGTCTGCAACCGCAAACTGGCCGAGTTCCTGCGGCAGGTGGACGCCATCGACATGGTCTGGCTGCGGGAGATCCGCGAGGAGGCCGCCAAGATGTTCAGCGG CAGCTGCAGCGATGAGCCAGAGCTGATGCCAAAAACACCGTCACAGAAAAATCGTCCGAAGAGGCGACTTTCGAGCGTTCAGGATGAGAACAAAGACCCAATCCGGAAAAG GTTATCAAGGAGGAGTATTAAGCGAGCATCTGCTAAGCGATGTTCCAGAAGACTCCGAAGCAAAGAGGACCTGGAAATAATCAGAGCTGTGGTGGAAGAGGCCTCCCCGCCTCGAAGGGTGACAAGATCCCGGGCTGTGGTACCTGATATGCACTCTGTGGCACTTCCTGAGAAGTCAGCTGTCCAGCCAGTGGAAGGAAGGGTCCCCTTAGTAGATATCAGTGTCAATGATCGCAATAGTGCTGAGTTACATCTGAAGAGAAGTCTGCCCAAGACAGGGGCCGAGGTCTCCAAAGTCATTGTCCTGAGCTCAGATGATGACTCTCCCAAGAAAGCTGGGATGGTAGAACTGCAGCCTATGTCTGCAGTCTCTGTGCTGTTGATTCCTGAAACTACTAAGccaaaaggggaaagagaaggcCGGAGTGCATCtaaattaaaaatagcaaatacaGCCACTAGGAAAGCCACTGTAAATAGGGAGCCTGCCGCTGAGGAGATGGAAGATAACCAAGGCTCAGTAAAGGAACTTTTCCAGGATTTAAAGGATGGCACGGGGACCCCTACAGGCTCCAGATCAAGCCGTCACTCTGTTCGTCGAAGTCTGATGTGCAGATCCTCCATGAGCTGCCGTACCTCATTGGCGGAGAAGTACTCACTGGCCAGCAAAAGGGAAAGCATGATCCGGAAGTCTGTCAGCAGGACGAGGTCCAAGAGAATTGCAGCTCGTCAATCATCTCTAGCCTCCAACTGCTTGATCC gTCACAGCTCTGTGGAGAGCCTTATGGATGAAGAAAAAACCGTCAAAGTCAG GTCTGAGCTGGAATCTACCATCCCCTGTAAGGAG GGTCCCCAAGGCCCCAGGATGTCCCTTCGTTCTAGGAATGCCAAGACAGCCGTTGGCAACCTTGtccaggcagagcagcaggaggggagcgGTACAG AGAGCCAGTCCGATAAGAGCGATGAGGCACAGGAACAACCCCAGAGTGTCAG GAGAAAGCCAAGTTACAAGAAAGCCGTGGATGAGCTGTATGATGGGCAGCAAGCAGAGGAAGGCGGGCTCTCCCCTCCAAGAAAAAAGACTCCCTCACCACTCTGTCCAGCCAGCAAA GTTGTGCGTCCATTTAAGACCTTTTTACACACTGTGCAGAAGAACCAGCTGCTGATGACCCCAGGTTCGGTGGGGCAAAGTAGTAAAAAGAAATCCTTCCTCAAACACAACACTCCCCTCCGAACCGATCCCAAG GAGAAGGAGCGGCAGCGGCTGGAGAGCCTGAGGAAGAAACAGGAGGCCGAgcaacagagaaaacaaaaactggAGGAGGAAAAGAGACAGCGCCTAGAGGAGATGAAACT GAAACGAGAAGCGCGCCTGCGCAAGGTGCTGCAGGCTCGGGAGCGGGTGGAGCAGctagaggaggagaagaaaaggcGGATTGAGCAGAAACTTGCACAGTTTGATGAGAAGAGTGAGAAG GTGCGGGAGGAGAGGCTGGCAGAGGAAAAGGTAAAGAAGAAGGTAGCTGCCAAGAAGATGGGAGATGTTGAGGCCCGGCGCAGACAAGAAGAGGAGGCCCGAAAACAGAAAGCGCTGCAGCTG gaggaggaggagcgccgacacaaggagcgaatgcagaagaagagggaggaagaagagcAAGAGCGAGCGAAGAAAATTGCAGAGCAGAGACAGGCGGAACAAGAGAGGGAGaagcagctggcagcagagagagagctTGAGAAGAAGAAGGAACAGGAGAGGATTCAGGCAGAGAG AGAACGTGAGCGGCAAGAGAAGGAGAAGGCGGCTCGCCTGCAGAGGGAGCTGATGGCAGCTAGAGAAAAGGAGCGGCTCCAAAAGGAgatggaagaaaaagagaagaaacGG GAGGAGCAGCGTCTAGCAGAGCTGGAACGGCAGGAGCAAGAGAAGAaagccacagctgctgccagTAACCATCTGAATGTAACTGTGGACGTGGAG AATTCCCCTGTCTGTAACTCCTACCAAATGACCCCGCAAGGCCCGAAAGGGCCTAAACCCCCCACCATCAATCCCAATAATTACGGGATGGATCTGAACAGCGACGACTCTACGGACGACGAGAGCCAGCCCCGCAAGCCCATCCCTGCCTGGGCCAATG GGACTCAGCTTAGTCAAGCTGTCATCCACCAGTACTATAACCCTCCTGATGTCACCACGCTCTTTGGGGCCATCATAAGCCCTAAGCTGGAGAACATTTTCTACAAGAACAAGCCGCGATACTTTAAGCGCACCAGCTCTGCTGTCTGGAATTCCCCACCTTTTCCAGGTGCCAAAGCTGTGCTAGGCCTGCCCTACAGCCTGAAAAAATACTGA
- the LOC102933733 gene encoding inner centromere protein isoform X3, translated as MEAASGPAHLPAVCNRKLAEFLRQVDAIDMVWLREIREEAAKMFSGSCSDEPELMPKTPSQKNRPKRRLSSVQDENKDPIRKRLSRRSIKRASAKRCSRRLRSKEDLEIIRAVVEEASPPRRVTRSRAVVPDMHSVALPEKSAVQPVEGRVPLVDISVNDRNSAELHLKRSLPKTGAEVSKVIVLSSDDDSPKKAGMVELQPMSAVSVLLIPETTKPKGEREGRSASKLKIANTATRKATVNREPAAEEMEDNQGSVKELFQDLKDGTGTPTGSRSSRHSVRRSLMCRSSMSCRTSLAEKYSLASKRESMIRKSVSRTRSKRIAARQSSLASNCLIRHSSVESLMDEEKTVKVRSELESTIPCKEGPQGPRMSLRSRNAKTAVGNLVQAEQQEGSGTESQSDKSDEAQEQPQSVRRKPSYKKAVDELYDGQQAEEGGLSPPRKKTPSPLCPASKVVRPFKTFLHTVQKNQLLMTPGSVGQSSKKKSFLKHNTPLRTDPKEKERQRLESLRKKQEAEQQRKQKLEEEKRQRLEEMKLKREARLRKVLQARERVEQLEEEKKRRIEQKLAQFDEKSEKVREERLAEEKVKKKVAAKKMGDVEARRRQEEEARKQKALQLEEEERRHKERMQKKREEEEQERAKKIAEQRQAEQEREKQLAAERELEKKKEQERIQAERERERQEKEKAARLQRELMAAREKERLQKEMEEKEKKRQEEQRLAELERQEQEKKATAAASNHLNVTVDVENSPVCNSYQMTPQGPKGPKPPTINPNNYGMDLNSDDSTDDESQPRKPIPAWANGTQLSQAVIHQYYNPPDVTTLFGAIISPKLENIFYKNKPRYFKRTSSAVWNSPPFPGAKAVLGLPYSLKKY; from the exons ATGGAGGCGGCGTCGGGCCCCGCGCACCTACCCGCGGTCTGCAACCGCAAACTGGCCGAGTTCCTGCGGCAGGTGGACGCCATCGACATGGTCTGGCTGCGGGAGATCCGCGAGGAGGCCGCCAAGATGTTCAGCGG CAGCTGCAGCGATGAGCCAGAGCTGATGCCAAAAACACCGTCACAGAAAAATCGTCCGAAGAGGCGACTTTCGAGCGTTCAGGATGAGAACAAAGACCCAATCCGGAAAAG GTTATCAAGGAGGAGTATTAAGCGAGCATCTGCTAAGCGATGTTCCAGAAGACTCCGAAGCAAAGAGGACCTGGAAATAATCAGAGCTGTGGTGGAAGAGGCCTCCCCGCCTCGAAGGGTGACAAGATCCCGGGCTGTGGTACCTGATATGCACTCTGTGGCACTTCCTGAGAAGTCAGCTGTCCAGCCAGTGGAAGGAAGGGTCCCCTTAGTAGATATCAGTGTCAATGATCGCAATAGTGCTGAGTTACATCTGAAGAGAAGTCTGCCCAAGACAGGGGCCGAGGTCTCCAAAGTCATTGTCCTGAGCTCAGATGATGACTCTCCCAAGAAAGCTGGGATGGTAGAACTGCAGCCTATGTCTGCAGTCTCTGTGCTGTTGATTCCTGAAACTACTAAGccaaaaggggaaagagaaggcCGGAGTGCATCtaaattaaaaatagcaaatacaGCCACTAGGAAAGCCACTGTAAATAGGGAGCCTGCCGCTGAGGAGATGGAAGATAACCAAGGCTCAGTAAAGGAACTTTTCCAGGATTTAAAGGATGGCACGGGGACCCCTACAGGCTCCAGATCAAGCCGTCACTCTGTTCGTCGAAGTCTGATGTGCAGATCCTCCATGAGCTGCCGTACCTCATTGGCGGAGAAGTACTCACTGGCCAGCAAAAGGGAAAGCATGATCCGGAAGTCTGTCAGCAGGACGAGGTCCAAGAGAATTGCAGCTCGTCAATCATCTCTAGCCTCCAACTGCTTGATCC gTCACAGCTCTGTGGAGAGCCTTATGGATGAAGAAAAAACCGTCAAAGTCAG GTCTGAGCTGGAATCTACCATCCCCTGTAAGGAG GGTCCCCAAGGCCCCAGGATGTCCCTTCGTTCTAGGAATGCCAAGACAGCCGTTGGCAACCTTGtccaggcagagcagcaggaggggagcgGTACAG AGAGCCAGTCCGATAAGAGCGATGAGGCACAGGAACAACCCCAGAGTGTCAG GAGAAAGCCAAGTTACAAGAAAGCCGTGGATGAGCTGTATGATGGGCAGCAAGCAGAGGAAGGCGGGCTCTCCCCTCCAAGAAAAAAGACTCCCTCACCACTCTGTCCAGCCAGCAAA GTTGTGCGTCCATTTAAGACCTTTTTACACACTGTGCAGAAGAACCAGCTGCTGATGACCCCAGGTTCGGTGGGGCAAAGTAGTAAAAAGAAATCCTTCCTCAAACACAACACTCCCCTCCGAACCGATCCCAAG GAGAAGGAGCGGCAGCGGCTGGAGAGCCTGAGGAAGAAACAGGAGGCCGAgcaacagagaaaacaaaaactggAGGAGGAAAAGAGACAGCGCCTAGAGGAGATGAAACT GAAACGAGAAGCGCGCCTGCGCAAGGTGCTGCAGGCTCGGGAGCGGGTGGAGCAGctagaggaggagaagaaaaggcGGATTGAGCAGAAACTTGCACAGTTTGATGAGAAGAGTGAGAAG GTGCGGGAGGAGAGGCTGGCAGAGGAAAAGGTAAAGAAGAAGGTAGCTGCCAAGAAGATGGGAGATGTTGAGGCCCGGCGCAGACAAGAAGAGGAGGCCCGAAAACAGAAAGCGCTGCAGCTG gaggaggaggagcgccgacacaaggagcgaatgcagaagaagagggaggaagaagagcAAGAGCGAGCGAAGAAAATTGCAGAGCAGAGACAGGCGGAACAAGAGAGGGAGaagcagctggcagcagagagagagctTGAGAAGAAGAAGGAACAGGAGAGGATTCAGGCAGAGAG AGAACGTGAGCGGCAAGAGAAGGAGAAGGCGGCTCGCCTGCAGAGGGAGCTGATGGCAGCTAGAGAAAAGGAGCGGCTCCAAAAGGAgatggaagaaaaagagaagaaacGG CAGGAGGAGCAGCGTCTAGCAGAGCTGGAACGGCAGGAGCAAGAGAAGAaagccacagctgctgccagTAACCATCTGAATGTAACTGTGGACGTGGAG AATTCCCCTGTCTGTAACTCCTACCAAATGACCCCGCAAGGCCCGAAAGGGCCTAAACCCCCCACCATCAATCCCAATAATTACGGGATGGATCTGAACAGCGACGACTCTACGGACGACGAGAGCCAGCCCCGCAAGCCCATCCCTGCCTGGGCCAATG GGACTCAGCTTAGTCAAGCTGTCATCCACCAGTACTATAACCCTCCTGATGTCACCACGCTCTTTGGGGCCATCATAAGCCCTAAGCTGGAGAACATTTTCTACAAGAACAAGCCGCGATACTTTAAGCGCACCAGCTCTGCTGTCTGGAATTCCCCACCTTTTCCAGGTGCCAAAGCTGTGCTAGGCCTGCCCTACAGCCTGAAAAAATACTGA
- the LOC102933733 gene encoding inner centromere protein isoform X2, whose amino-acid sequence MEAASGPAHLPAVCNRKLAEFLRQVDAIDMVWLREIREEAAKMFSGSCSDEPELMPKTPSQKNRPKRRLSSVQDENKDPIRKRLSRRSIKRASAKRCSRRLRSKEDLEIIRAVVEEASPPRRVTRSRAVVPDMHSVALPEKSAVQPVEGRVPLVDISVNDRNSAELHLKRSLPKTGAEVSKVIVLSSDDDSPKKAGMVELQPMSAVSVLLIPETTKPKGEREGRSASKLKIANTATRKATVNREPAAEEMEDNQGSVKELFQDLKDGTGTPTGSRSSRHSVRRSLMCRSSMSCRTSLAEKYSLASKRESMIRKSVSRTRSKRIAARQSSLASNCLIRHSSVESLMDEEKTVKVRSELESTIPCKEGPQGPRMSLRSRNAKTAVGNLVQAEQQEGSGTESQSDKSDEAQEQPQSVRRKPSYKKAVDELYDGQQAEEGGLSPPRKKTPSPLCPASKVVRPFKTFLHTVQKNQLLMTPGSVGQSSKKKSFLKHNTPLRTDPKGEFVEKERQRLESLRKKQEAEQQRKQKLEEEKRQRLEEMKLKREARLRKVLQARERVEQLEEEKKRRIEQKLAQFDEKSEKVREERLAEEKVKKKVAAKKMGDVEARRRQEEEARKQKALQLEEEERRHKERMQKKREEEEQERAKKIAEQRQAEQEREKQLAAERELEKKKEQERIQAERERERQEKEKAARLQRELMAAREKERLQKEMEEKEKKREEQRLAELERQEQEKKATAAASNHLNVTVDVENSPVCNSYQMTPQGPKGPKPPTINPNNYGMDLNSDDSTDDESQPRKPIPAWANGTQLSQAVIHQYYNPPDVTTLFGAIISPKLENIFYKNKPRYFKRTSSAVWNSPPFPGAKAVLGLPYSLKKY is encoded by the exons ATGGAGGCGGCGTCGGGCCCCGCGCACCTACCCGCGGTCTGCAACCGCAAACTGGCCGAGTTCCTGCGGCAGGTGGACGCCATCGACATGGTCTGGCTGCGGGAGATCCGCGAGGAGGCCGCCAAGATGTTCAGCGG CAGCTGCAGCGATGAGCCAGAGCTGATGCCAAAAACACCGTCACAGAAAAATCGTCCGAAGAGGCGACTTTCGAGCGTTCAGGATGAGAACAAAGACCCAATCCGGAAAAG GTTATCAAGGAGGAGTATTAAGCGAGCATCTGCTAAGCGATGTTCCAGAAGACTCCGAAGCAAAGAGGACCTGGAAATAATCAGAGCTGTGGTGGAAGAGGCCTCCCCGCCTCGAAGGGTGACAAGATCCCGGGCTGTGGTACCTGATATGCACTCTGTGGCACTTCCTGAGAAGTCAGCTGTCCAGCCAGTGGAAGGAAGGGTCCCCTTAGTAGATATCAGTGTCAATGATCGCAATAGTGCTGAGTTACATCTGAAGAGAAGTCTGCCCAAGACAGGGGCCGAGGTCTCCAAAGTCATTGTCCTGAGCTCAGATGATGACTCTCCCAAGAAAGCTGGGATGGTAGAACTGCAGCCTATGTCTGCAGTCTCTGTGCTGTTGATTCCTGAAACTACTAAGccaaaaggggaaagagaaggcCGGAGTGCATCtaaattaaaaatagcaaatacaGCCACTAGGAAAGCCACTGTAAATAGGGAGCCTGCCGCTGAGGAGATGGAAGATAACCAAGGCTCAGTAAAGGAACTTTTCCAGGATTTAAAGGATGGCACGGGGACCCCTACAGGCTCCAGATCAAGCCGTCACTCTGTTCGTCGAAGTCTGATGTGCAGATCCTCCATGAGCTGCCGTACCTCATTGGCGGAGAAGTACTCACTGGCCAGCAAAAGGGAAAGCATGATCCGGAAGTCTGTCAGCAGGACGAGGTCCAAGAGAATTGCAGCTCGTCAATCATCTCTAGCCTCCAACTGCTTGATCC gTCACAGCTCTGTGGAGAGCCTTATGGATGAAGAAAAAACCGTCAAAGTCAG GTCTGAGCTGGAATCTACCATCCCCTGTAAGGAG GGTCCCCAAGGCCCCAGGATGTCCCTTCGTTCTAGGAATGCCAAGACAGCCGTTGGCAACCTTGtccaggcagagcagcaggaggggagcgGTACAG AGAGCCAGTCCGATAAGAGCGATGAGGCACAGGAACAACCCCAGAGTGTCAG GAGAAAGCCAAGTTACAAGAAAGCCGTGGATGAGCTGTATGATGGGCAGCAAGCAGAGGAAGGCGGGCTCTCCCCTCCAAGAAAAAAGACTCCCTCACCACTCTGTCCAGCCAGCAAA GTTGTGCGTCCATTTAAGACCTTTTTACACACTGTGCAGAAGAACCAGCTGCTGATGACCCCAGGTTCGGTGGGGCAAAGTAGTAAAAAGAAATCCTTCCTCAAACACAACACTCCCCTCCGAACCGATCCCAAG GGTGAATTTGTC GAGAAGGAGCGGCAGCGGCTGGAGAGCCTGAGGAAGAAACAGGAGGCCGAgcaacagagaaaacaaaaactggAGGAGGAAAAGAGACAGCGCCTAGAGGAGATGAAACT GAAACGAGAAGCGCGCCTGCGCAAGGTGCTGCAGGCTCGGGAGCGGGTGGAGCAGctagaggaggagaagaaaaggcGGATTGAGCAGAAACTTGCACAGTTTGATGAGAAGAGTGAGAAG GTGCGGGAGGAGAGGCTGGCAGAGGAAAAGGTAAAGAAGAAGGTAGCTGCCAAGAAGATGGGAGATGTTGAGGCCCGGCGCAGACAAGAAGAGGAGGCCCGAAAACAGAAAGCGCTGCAGCTG gaggaggaggagcgccgacacaaggagcgaatgcagaagaagagggaggaagaagagcAAGAGCGAGCGAAGAAAATTGCAGAGCAGAGACAGGCGGAACAAGAGAGGGAGaagcagctggcagcagagagagagctTGAGAAGAAGAAGGAACAGGAGAGGATTCAGGCAGAGAG AGAACGTGAGCGGCAAGAGAAGGAGAAGGCGGCTCGCCTGCAGAGGGAGCTGATGGCAGCTAGAGAAAAGGAGCGGCTCCAAAAGGAgatggaagaaaaagagaagaaacGG GAGGAGCAGCGTCTAGCAGAGCTGGAACGGCAGGAGCAAGAGAAGAaagccacagctgctgccagTAACCATCTGAATGTAACTGTGGACGTGGAG AATTCCCCTGTCTGTAACTCCTACCAAATGACCCCGCAAGGCCCGAAAGGGCCTAAACCCCCCACCATCAATCCCAATAATTACGGGATGGATCTGAACAGCGACGACTCTACGGACGACGAGAGCCAGCCCCGCAAGCCCATCCCTGCCTGGGCCAATG GGACTCAGCTTAGTCAAGCTGTCATCCACCAGTACTATAACCCTCCTGATGTCACCACGCTCTTTGGGGCCATCATAAGCCCTAAGCTGGAGAACATTTTCTACAAGAACAAGCCGCGATACTTTAAGCGCACCAGCTCTGCTGTCTGGAATTCCCCACCTTTTCCAGGTGCCAAAGCTGTGCTAGGCCTGCCCTACAGCCTGAAAAAATACTGA
- the LOC102933733 gene encoding inner centromere protein isoform X1, with protein MEAASGPAHLPAVCNRKLAEFLRQVDAIDMVWLREIREEAAKMFSGSCSDEPELMPKTPSQKNRPKRRLSSVQDENKDPIRKRLSRRSIKRASAKRCSRRLRSKEDLEIIRAVVEEASPPRRVTRSRAVVPDMHSVALPEKSAVQPVEGRVPLVDISVNDRNSAELHLKRSLPKTGAEVSKVIVLSSDDDSPKKAGMVELQPMSAVSVLLIPETTKPKGEREGRSASKLKIANTATRKATVNREPAAEEMEDNQGSVKELFQDLKDGTGTPTGSRSSRHSVRRSLMCRSSMSCRTSLAEKYSLASKRESMIRKSVSRTRSKRIAARQSSLASNCLIRHSSVESLMDEEKTVKVRSELESTIPCKEGPQGPRMSLRSRNAKTAVGNLVQAEQQEGSGTESQSDKSDEAQEQPQSVRRKPSYKKAVDELYDGQQAEEGGLSPPRKKTPSPLCPASKVVRPFKTFLHTVQKNQLLMTPGSVGQSSKKKSFLKHNTPLRTDPKGEFVEKERQRLESLRKKQEAEQQRKQKLEEEKRQRLEEMKLKREARLRKVLQARERVEQLEEEKKRRIEQKLAQFDEKSEKVREERLAEEKVKKKVAAKKMGDVEARRRQEEEARKQKALQLEEEERRHKERMQKKREEEEQERAKKIAEQRQAEQEREKQLAAERELEKKKEQERIQAERERERQEKEKAARLQRELMAAREKERLQKEMEEKEKKRQEEQRLAELERQEQEKKATAAASNHLNVTVDVENSPVCNSYQMTPQGPKGPKPPTINPNNYGMDLNSDDSTDDESQPRKPIPAWANGTQLSQAVIHQYYNPPDVTTLFGAIISPKLENIFYKNKPRYFKRTSSAVWNSPPFPGAKAVLGLPYSLKKY; from the exons ATGGAGGCGGCGTCGGGCCCCGCGCACCTACCCGCGGTCTGCAACCGCAAACTGGCCGAGTTCCTGCGGCAGGTGGACGCCATCGACATGGTCTGGCTGCGGGAGATCCGCGAGGAGGCCGCCAAGATGTTCAGCGG CAGCTGCAGCGATGAGCCAGAGCTGATGCCAAAAACACCGTCACAGAAAAATCGTCCGAAGAGGCGACTTTCGAGCGTTCAGGATGAGAACAAAGACCCAATCCGGAAAAG GTTATCAAGGAGGAGTATTAAGCGAGCATCTGCTAAGCGATGTTCCAGAAGACTCCGAAGCAAAGAGGACCTGGAAATAATCAGAGCTGTGGTGGAAGAGGCCTCCCCGCCTCGAAGGGTGACAAGATCCCGGGCTGTGGTACCTGATATGCACTCTGTGGCACTTCCTGAGAAGTCAGCTGTCCAGCCAGTGGAAGGAAGGGTCCCCTTAGTAGATATCAGTGTCAATGATCGCAATAGTGCTGAGTTACATCTGAAGAGAAGTCTGCCCAAGACAGGGGCCGAGGTCTCCAAAGTCATTGTCCTGAGCTCAGATGATGACTCTCCCAAGAAAGCTGGGATGGTAGAACTGCAGCCTATGTCTGCAGTCTCTGTGCTGTTGATTCCTGAAACTACTAAGccaaaaggggaaagagaaggcCGGAGTGCATCtaaattaaaaatagcaaatacaGCCACTAGGAAAGCCACTGTAAATAGGGAGCCTGCCGCTGAGGAGATGGAAGATAACCAAGGCTCAGTAAAGGAACTTTTCCAGGATTTAAAGGATGGCACGGGGACCCCTACAGGCTCCAGATCAAGCCGTCACTCTGTTCGTCGAAGTCTGATGTGCAGATCCTCCATGAGCTGCCGTACCTCATTGGCGGAGAAGTACTCACTGGCCAGCAAAAGGGAAAGCATGATCCGGAAGTCTGTCAGCAGGACGAGGTCCAAGAGAATTGCAGCTCGTCAATCATCTCTAGCCTCCAACTGCTTGATCC gTCACAGCTCTGTGGAGAGCCTTATGGATGAAGAAAAAACCGTCAAAGTCAG GTCTGAGCTGGAATCTACCATCCCCTGTAAGGAG GGTCCCCAAGGCCCCAGGATGTCCCTTCGTTCTAGGAATGCCAAGACAGCCGTTGGCAACCTTGtccaggcagagcagcaggaggggagcgGTACAG AGAGCCAGTCCGATAAGAGCGATGAGGCACAGGAACAACCCCAGAGTGTCAG GAGAAAGCCAAGTTACAAGAAAGCCGTGGATGAGCTGTATGATGGGCAGCAAGCAGAGGAAGGCGGGCTCTCCCCTCCAAGAAAAAAGACTCCCTCACCACTCTGTCCAGCCAGCAAA GTTGTGCGTCCATTTAAGACCTTTTTACACACTGTGCAGAAGAACCAGCTGCTGATGACCCCAGGTTCGGTGGGGCAAAGTAGTAAAAAGAAATCCTTCCTCAAACACAACACTCCCCTCCGAACCGATCCCAAG GGTGAATTTGTC GAGAAGGAGCGGCAGCGGCTGGAGAGCCTGAGGAAGAAACAGGAGGCCGAgcaacagagaaaacaaaaactggAGGAGGAAAAGAGACAGCGCCTAGAGGAGATGAAACT GAAACGAGAAGCGCGCCTGCGCAAGGTGCTGCAGGCTCGGGAGCGGGTGGAGCAGctagaggaggagaagaaaaggcGGATTGAGCAGAAACTTGCACAGTTTGATGAGAAGAGTGAGAAG GTGCGGGAGGAGAGGCTGGCAGAGGAAAAGGTAAAGAAGAAGGTAGCTGCCAAGAAGATGGGAGATGTTGAGGCCCGGCGCAGACAAGAAGAGGAGGCCCGAAAACAGAAAGCGCTGCAGCTG gaggaggaggagcgccgacacaaggagcgaatgcagaagaagagggaggaagaagagcAAGAGCGAGCGAAGAAAATTGCAGAGCAGAGACAGGCGGAACAAGAGAGGGAGaagcagctggcagcagagagagagctTGAGAAGAAGAAGGAACAGGAGAGGATTCAGGCAGAGAG AGAACGTGAGCGGCAAGAGAAGGAGAAGGCGGCTCGCCTGCAGAGGGAGCTGATGGCAGCTAGAGAAAAGGAGCGGCTCCAAAAGGAgatggaagaaaaagagaagaaacGG CAGGAGGAGCAGCGTCTAGCAGAGCTGGAACGGCAGGAGCAAGAGAAGAaagccacagctgctgccagTAACCATCTGAATGTAACTGTGGACGTGGAG AATTCCCCTGTCTGTAACTCCTACCAAATGACCCCGCAAGGCCCGAAAGGGCCTAAACCCCCCACCATCAATCCCAATAATTACGGGATGGATCTGAACAGCGACGACTCTACGGACGACGAGAGCCAGCCCCGCAAGCCCATCCCTGCCTGGGCCAATG GGACTCAGCTTAGTCAAGCTGTCATCCACCAGTACTATAACCCTCCTGATGTCACCACGCTCTTTGGGGCCATCATAAGCCCTAAGCTGGAGAACATTTTCTACAAGAACAAGCCGCGATACTTTAAGCGCACCAGCTCTGCTGTCTGGAATTCCCCACCTTTTCCAGGTGCCAAAGCTGTGCTAGGCCTGCCCTACAGCCTGAAAAAATACTGA